A stretch of Candidatus Zixiibacteriota bacterium DNA encodes these proteins:
- a CDS encoding choice-of-anchor V domain-containing protein, producing MFSSRIIAKTLIALVCVSLAVSGLLYATAANPPNGLTGAPGESSCGIGLCHGNLNTGTGGIFFVSSPRYRAGDTLDIDLTVAHSGQQRWGFEMTVLDSLGRPIGTLLATDTIRTQKSVSNNGRQYLKQTFHGTDIGKSDTSFSWTMKWVAPSTPAGIITFYAAGNAANGDSINSGDYIYTKSWQVKPAGCCTGFADNVDCDGQDVVDVADLTALMDHLFISLTDPCCLEEANMDGSLDRIVDISDLTALIDFLFITTNPLPVCNEL from the coding sequence ATGTTTAGTTCAAGAATCATAGCTAAAACGCTGATAGCTCTTGTATGCGTGTCCCTTGCGGTCTCGGGCCTTCTCTACGCAACAGCGGCAAATCCTCCCAACGGCCTTACCGGTGCGCCCGGTGAAAGCAGTTGCGGAATAGGACTGTGCCACGGCAATCTCAACACCGGGACTGGCGGTATTTTTTTTGTCTCATCCCCGAGATACCGTGCAGGCGATACATTGGATATCGATCTCACCGTTGCGCACAGCGGCCAGCAGAGATGGGGTTTTGAAATGACTGTGCTTGATTCATTGGGAAGGCCCATCGGAACACTTCTGGCAACCGATACGATCAGGACCCAAAAATCCGTTTCAAATAATGGAAGGCAGTACCTCAAGCAAACATTCCACGGTACTGATATTGGGAAAAGCGACACCTCGTTTAGCTGGACTATGAAATGGGTCGCCCCTTCAACTCCAGCGGGAATAATTACATTTTACGCTGCGGGTAACGCCGCCAACGGTGATTCTATAAACTCAGGCGATTACATTTACACGAAATCGTGGCAGGTGAAACCCGCCGGATGTTGTACTGGCTTTGCGGACAATGTCGACTGTGATGGGCAGGATGTTGTCGACGTAGCCGACCTGACAGCGCTTATGGATCATCTTTTTATCTCACTTACCGACCCCTGTTGTCTTGAAGAGGCGAATATGGATGGGAGTTTGGATCGTATAGTTGATATCAGCGACCTCACGGCTCTCATAGATTTTCTTTTCATCACGACTAATCCATTGCCGGTCTGTAATGAACTGTGA
- a CDS encoding PKD domain-containing protein, producing MSVKLRLFFAILTVSSTIALVPRSGSAEDASDQSVSRAGNWCGTQIVWDEKAQHNPNLRQSAACILQGSCDNPATRNLSIPDSTSPIVYIRLMFHVFANSDGSGQTASATDVANAVTFINQDFLPRRIQFEYKMRVVKSTTYRSLSEGEIFGMKNLYAVSPDSQLNIYVPDPEFSYSFGTFPWDSDALGKQGGIVLLHPVHFPPIDNGGTISHEIGHCLGLWHTFHGVDETESCGPCYELANSPDGDLTGDLCEDTPPTPTNQGSCGNPGGTDCGGTAWGATPFRNYMGYAPANCYDNFTPQQAGRIHCWTNTVLSGWIANARVTAAPTFGPLPLVVDFTGSSSKTVSQWTWAFGDGDSSNTQSPQHTYTTAGRQTVLLNIETPQGPYTNTEKGLIWIHADTVDGADVLGTPSQKIKVDIFARNYLPLTSLTIPITWSGPFALPLDSIRTTGLRSSAMDVDTLFTDPPTKRLVLTMTALGTDSLAPGTSPILSLWFRLPPFNVAGVNNISLSTVALWSAQFTAIPGSYSPVVFGGSVSMSCCKVRAGNVDNDPSDITDISDITALIDHLFISLAPLACKAEANCDGDGGGLVDISDLTALIDNLFISLAQLSVCQ from the coding sequence ATGAGCGTTAAATTACGTCTGTTTTTTGCAATTCTTACAGTTTCTTCAACAATAGCGCTCGTGCCACGCAGCGGTTCGGCTGAAGACGCCTCAGACCAATCTGTTTCGCGCGCGGGAAACTGGTGTGGAACTCAGATCGTCTGGGATGAAAAAGCTCAACATAACCCAAACCTCCGGCAATCTGCCGCCTGTATATTACAAGGATCGTGTGATAACCCCGCGACACGTAATCTTTCTATTCCCGACTCAACGAGCCCTATCGTTTATATCCGTCTGATGTTCCATGTTTTTGCCAACAGTGACGGAAGCGGGCAAACGGCATCTGCTACTGATGTCGCCAATGCCGTTACCTTTATCAATCAGGATTTCCTTCCCCGCCGCATTCAATTTGAATATAAAATGCGGGTAGTCAAATCCACCACCTATCGTTCTCTGAGCGAAGGTGAAATCTTCGGGATGAAAAATCTCTACGCCGTCAGTCCTGATTCACAATTGAATATTTATGTGCCTGACCCTGAGTTCTCATATTCGTTCGGCACATTTCCTTGGGATAGCGATGCTCTCGGTAAGCAGGGTGGTATTGTACTGCTTCACCCTGTGCACTTTCCGCCGATAGATAACGGAGGAACAATTTCCCATGAGATCGGCCACTGTCTTGGATTATGGCATACTTTTCATGGTGTTGATGAAACTGAATCCTGCGGGCCGTGCTATGAGTTGGCAAACTCCCCCGACGGCGATCTGACCGGAGATTTGTGTGAGGATACCCCCCCGACTCCGACGAACCAAGGCTCATGCGGAAATCCTGGCGGCACAGATTGTGGCGGGACTGCATGGGGTGCAACCCCCTTCCGCAACTATATGGGCTACGCACCTGCTAACTGTTATGATAATTTCACACCCCAACAGGCCGGTCGTATTCACTGCTGGACAAATACTGTCTTATCCGGATGGATAGCGAATGCCCGAGTTACGGCAGCTCCGACTTTTGGACCGTTGCCACTCGTTGTCGACTTTACCGGGTCGTCCTCTAAAACAGTGAGCCAATGGACATGGGCTTTCGGGGATGGTGACAGTTCAAACACTCAATCGCCTCAGCACACCTACACCACTGCCGGACGGCAGACTGTGTTATTGAACATTGAGACACCGCAGGGCCCGTATACCAATACTGAAAAAGGATTGATTTGGATTCATGCCGATACCGTTGACGGCGCGGATGTTCTTGGAACTCCATCACAAAAAATTAAGGTCGATATTTTTGCGAGAAATTATCTTCCACTCACATCGCTCACAATTCCGATAACGTGGTCAGGTCCATTCGCACTGCCTCTTGATTCGATCCGAACTACTGGTCTTCGCTCCTCTGCTATGGATGTCGACACACTCTTCACCGATCCGCCCACCAAGCGATTAGTATTGACCATGACCGCTTTAGGGACAGATTCGCTTGCTCCCGGAACAAGTCCAATCCTTAGCTTGTGGTTCCGTCTGCCTCCCTTTAATGTCGCAGGAGTAAATAATATCTCACTGAGTACCGTCGCTCTATGGAGCGCTCAGTTTACTGCAATACCTGGCTCGTATTCACCAGTCGTCTTTGGCGGCTCTGTCAGCATGTCCTGCTGTAAGGTCCGCGCTGGCAACGTCGACAACGACCCTTCTGATATAACAGACATTTCCGATATTACTGCTCTGATCGATCATCTCTTCATAAGCCTTGCTCCTTTGGCTTGTAAAGCAGAAGCAAACTGTGATGGCGATGGAGGCGGTTTGGTTGATATCTCAGACCTGACAGCGCTAATTGACAATCTCTTTATCTCACTGGCACAGCTGTCCGTCTGCCAGTAG
- a CDS encoding PKD domain-containing protein has product MVGVVNRTSLLKLIHSSILIFLLVSSASPQNRVVSGTLKTDWCGTPAVNEAIMSRLDRSPNACPQDGMCDNALTRNGYIPGVNPPILTIRMYIHVFRNTDGTNAAATAADVTNQMNQLNSDFLPSGIQFEYDWRFVNSTTYRNLTNAEDNPMKNTYAISPDSQLNVFVVSLASQGLLGYAYLPWSPNSLQTTGGCVVTDAANGGFGAGRKTMTHEVGHNLGLHHTQRGVSEVNACDACYESPGAADTDLTGDLCADTRPTPTNFNCSDPAGTSPCNGATWAPSSFRNYMGYASDACYTNFSLQQMGRMRCWIQDALATWLSGVTFSSSPNFGPAPLSVNFVGQTAKVVSLWDWDFGDENGSSDQSPNHIYQTPGLRDVSVTITTASGNYSAEQPDLIYVHADTIDAAEVTGGPSQKIKVDISAQNYIPLGNLIVPITWSGPLSLPLDSIRTTGLRSAPMDVDTLFTDPANKRLVLTISGIAGATLAPGSGPILSLWFRLPPFNLAGVNNISLNTVALWSVQFTAQPGLYSPAVFGGSVSMSCCKVRTGNIDNDASDITDIADITALIDHLFISLTPLACKAEANCDGDAGGTVDIADLTQLIDHLFITLAQLPLCQ; this is encoded by the coding sequence ATGGTTGGTGTGGTAAATAGGACTTCTCTCCTGAAATTGATTCACAGTTCGATTCTTATATTTCTATTGGTAAGCTCGGCATCGCCTCAGAACAGAGTCGTCTCCGGCACACTTAAGACTGACTGGTGCGGAACTCCGGCTGTGAACGAAGCCATTATGAGTCGTCTCGACCGCTCGCCGAATGCCTGCCCACAAGACGGCATGTGCGATAATGCGCTGACCAGAAACGGCTATATACCCGGTGTCAATCCTCCGATATTAACCATTCGCATGTACATTCATGTTTTTCGAAATACCGATGGAACCAATGCTGCTGCCACAGCCGCTGATGTGACCAATCAGATGAATCAGTTGAATTCGGATTTTTTGCCGTCAGGGATTCAGTTTGAATATGATTGGCGCTTTGTCAACTCGACGACCTATCGAAATCTTACCAACGCTGAAGATAATCCGATGAAGAATACCTACGCCATTTCCCCCGATTCGCAGCTCAATGTCTTTGTGGTCTCGCTTGCCTCCCAGGGACTCCTCGGATACGCCTATCTTCCCTGGTCGCCCAACTCACTTCAGACAACTGGCGGTTGTGTTGTCACGGATGCAGCCAATGGCGGTTTCGGAGCCGGCCGTAAGACAATGACCCACGAGGTCGGACATAACCTTGGGCTGCACCATACCCAGCGCGGTGTGAGCGAGGTTAACGCGTGTGATGCATGCTACGAAAGCCCGGGCGCAGCCGATACGGATCTGACCGGCGATCTTTGCGCCGATACCCGCCCTACCCCGACTAATTTTAACTGCTCTGATCCTGCTGGTACGAGTCCATGCAATGGCGCAACTTGGGCGCCGAGTTCCTTCAGAAACTACATGGGATATGCAAGCGATGCTTGCTACACTAATTTCTCTCTCCAGCAGATGGGAAGAATGCGCTGCTGGATTCAGGACGCGCTCGCGACCTGGCTCTCGGGTGTAACATTTAGTTCGTCTCCGAATTTTGGTCCCGCGCCTCTCAGTGTAAATTTTGTCGGTCAGACCGCGAAAGTGGTCTCACTTTGGGATTGGGATTTTGGCGATGAAAATGGATCAAGCGATCAATCACCGAACCACATCTATCAAACGCCCGGCTTGCGCGATGTTTCAGTAACTATAACAACGGCATCGGGTAATTATAGCGCTGAACAGCCCGATTTGATCTACGTCCATGCCGATACGATCGATGCTGCCGAAGTTACCGGAGGGCCTTCACAAAAGATTAAAGTAGACATAAGCGCGCAGAACTATATTCCTTTAGGCAATCTCATAGTACCAATCACCTGGTCTGGCCCGTTATCCCTTCCTCTTGATTCTATTCGGACGACAGGTCTTCGCTCCGCTCCTATGGATGTGGACACACTTTTCACCGATCCGGCGAACAAACGTTTAGTGCTCACTATTTCAGGTATAGCGGGAGCCACCCTTGCGCCCGGAAGCGGTCCAATCCTTAGCTTGTGGTTTCGTCTGCCTCCTTTCAATTTGGCTGGAGTGAATAATATTTCATTGAACACTGTCGCTCTGTGGAGCGTTCAATTTACCGCCCAACCTGGCTTATATTCCCCGGCTGTCTTTGGCGGCTCGGTCAGTATGTCCTGCTGTAAGGTCCGAACCGGTAATATTGATAATGACGCCTCTGATATTACCGATATTGCAGATATCACGGCCCTTATCGATCATCTCTTCATTAGCCTTACTCCTTTGGCTTGTAAAGCAGAAGCAAACTGTGATGGCGATGCAGGCGGAACAGTTGATATTGCCGATCTGACCCAGCTTATAGATCATCTCTTTATCACTCTGGCTCAACTGCCTCTCTGTCAGTAA